The Anas acuta chromosome Z, bAnaAcu1.1, whole genome shotgun sequence DNA window CTAAAATATGAGAAGCATATATAATGGGAGTAGAGTGACTGTTCCATGAACATGAGTGGGCTGACACGCTTAGGACAATGAAAATTCATCTAGCCTACATCTCCTGGCAGATGTCAGTCTAGACACCAGTGGTGTAGACACACACAAGGTCACACCTAAACAAGTCTCAATTTTGTATGCTCGTGGAAGAAGATGACTCAGTGAATCCTAAAACACCTCTAGGCTACTCTGACTTCTACcaacagtgaaaataataataaaagtccTTGAAGATCATCCCCCTCGGTAGAAGTTACTGGAGCATGAAATGCCACAGATGTGCATGGGTATTGTTTATCCAGATGCTGCCCCCAAAATATGCTAAAGGCAAAACCCAACTGCATAATCAGCTTGTTAAAATTCTACTCTATGGTTACACTGCTGAGGAGCTTCCCCAAACCATGAAGAACTGCACCATTTCCTAACACAAAGCAGCGCAAAGCAGACAGAAGGACAGTAAGTGAAACATCACACTAattccttgctgctgctttggatgACACCTGTCCCAGGGTAAACATTTGTAAGAGACACTTCAATCCAAGAtgcctgcctctctgctgtgacatttgttcatttttttttccacttcaatTCATTAGTAGTTTAGGTATTAATCCTACCAGCAGCCCGCAAAACACTAAGAGAATATCTGACCCCGAAGCCATACACATCTACCTTTACAATTGCCTAATGCAGTTACTGGAAGTAACAGGAAAGATGCATAGCAGGACTAGCTGTAGTTCCTGGGCCTGTGGCTTAAACCTAGACTTCCCCATGTTTCAGTAGGTGCTTTAAACACCTTCAAATCTTGCATTTAAAAGCTTTATCTCATTGTATCATTTTAAAACCACACCACTGCACTGAGCACAAGCTTTGGCACAAGTTGCATACTGTTTTTTCAGCAGGAGCCTCTTAAATTagatgtggcttttttttttttttttttttaagattcctGCTTAAGCCCACTAGATGTTATTAGCTCAGGGGCAACACCATAAACAATTGTATATGTCTCTagccagagaaaacaaaacctgttaaactcaacttcagttttcttctaaGTGGGAGAGCAGAGCACTACCCAAATCAACATTTTTCAGTACCTAAAACAACCAATCAAACAAAATCAATATTACTCACTCAATTCAATAGAAGTGCAGAATCAGGATTTCAAGTGCAGCAGAAATGTCCATTAGTATCTCCCAGTATCCTGTACATCACATCAAGTCCCTAAGTGTTGCAAATGTTGGTTATTGGATATCAGAAGCAAAATCGCTGTGCGTTGTATGACCATTGATTACTGCTTACACTGCTAATTAACCAGTGATTTGTTTGGATGCATTAGTAACGCGAAAGGCTGGACAGTGACCCTCCTGTAGAAGTattatcaatatatatatagtgttaCTTGCACTACACAAACTTTGCTAGGATGGCTTTTTCATTGCCAGAATACTTCTACTGCAACATAGAGACAATATACAAGCTGCACCTGTTAAATctatttctttcaagaaaacaagcaaacaaaaattataGCAAGACAGTACAGTATTACATAAACTCTCTTCTATTAACATTTCTCTACTAAAATAACCTATGTACGAACTGACAGAAGGCAGAATATTAAGAGGTCAGTTGAAAACTTTCACGATGAGAATGCAAATAGCTTTTACTACCATGAGACCACAGTGTACAGTCAATTGgaatacacagaaataattataCCCCTGGCTCTCAAAGCTTCTACATACACCCACTTTAAAGTTCTCGAGGCTGACTCACAGTCAAACTAATCATGATACTCCCTCATGCTATGCAATGTTCAGCTCCATGAAGTAAGCTTGATTCAGCTGCACTGAAAGAtccatttctgtaaaaatactACATTCCAGCATCTGGTCTGGTCTTGGTCTGCTCTAGGTTAGGATATTTCAACAATCacatcaaaaggaaaacattttcatgaacTCTCACAAAGTGCTGGATGCAACAGAAACTATGGATCTGAGGAGGGATGAAAACTAGGTTTGGAAAACGAGGAGCCACGTTTCATACGTTTCTGTAAGCCCAAGACTTGCTAGAGTACTTGTCAGGGTTGTGAAACACCAAGCTTAAAATCTCTTTCTAAACAGATGCCACCAACTTGCCAATTATTTAAGGCTGTAACCTAATCAACATCAATATGGACTTCCCTGTCTACCTTTGGTTCTTTGATCTGCACTGAATATTAACACTAATTTTACATCTTTGAATCCATTCTCACAAATAGGATAATCAGTTTCCACATTCCGGTTCCTCAAgcacaattatttttcccccagccttgaaaaatacaaactttCCCCATTCACCTCCCACATATAACACCTAATACACTTATTTTTCACTAATCCCTTGTTTAATTACATTGTTTTCCTTGACTGAGTACCACTGGTACATATTAATGGGCTCCAACATACACCTaggtttttcagtttcttctcccACACTGTGGACAAGCTTTCTTGGGAACAACTGCAAAGCTTAGCAGGCTTAatcaatttcttctttaaaactttCCTGTCCCACAGTGCTCAATACTCTCTTATAATGTGCCACTTCAGTTTTTAGTATGGGTAAGGTCGTGTACAGCCGTGTGATGTACAACACCCAGGAGTTACAACAAGCAGCCAAGTCACAGGCaaaaaggtgtttgtttgttttttacctttatACTAAATTTGACACTGATGAAGCAGAGGTACAAGGAAATCATTTTAGAAGAGgctaaatatttgtattattttccaCACTCAAAACACTCATCACTAAACTTCACAGAAGTAAGGGTGAACTGCAAGAACTCCTTGCGCCACCAGCAAGCAATACACTACTCAGGTATTGATTTCAGTATCTGACTTACTAAGTTGTGGACATTTTAAAACAGCTCAAGAGATCTTTCTTGGTCATGTTTCTTAAACGTGTGCTACTGACTACAAGAAATTCTCACTGGAACACTTCCTAGGAGACACCACCTCAActtcacaaaaccaaaaaaaaaaagcaacctgtAATAACTCAAGCGCTATCCTgtggacttttaaaaataatgcttttaaaaaccattatacaaagtttgtttttatatatgcacacacacagtaaAACTATGTATTAAGCTATCTTCTAAAATGAATTGCTTTTCTATTGGAAGATACTAATTTTTAGACTACAGGAGAGCCTTTAAGGTATAAGTTTAAGACAATATTATGAATATATTATGATgatgtttctgaaaattcatTGCTAAATTGAAGAATTTCGGTAATGCTCACTACTGCATCGGAATCTAGCTGTTACAAAGCTTAACATGACAGAACTAGAACAAGTTTTTACCTGAAAAAAGCTATGAGAACAAACAGACCTCTGTTtcaagagaaagacaaagaaaaatggcaATAGAAATGCAAGCAAGATATGTGAAATGGAGAtatgaaactgtttttgttgaGTAAGAATACACAGGAGTCCCCAATGGCACAATTACAATATGCTTACATATAAGTTCAATCTAATGAGAACCATTAACACAGCTATTTTCAGATTCTGGCAATTAATGACAGACTAGGAAGACTATAACTAAACTCCTTACTGAGGAAATAATGACAACATTCAGTCCAGGGCTGAGTACTTCAGTGTGAGACATTAAGATTAGTATTATCAAGAAAACTAATTCCATTTAGAGTCTGTTATAAACAAGAACACACTTTGACTAAGTCTTGGTCTTTAGTCACCATTTAGGAATGTTTAAGATACACCAGTATTTCCTGATTGGGAGTGTACCTACCACCCATACTTCCACAGATGTCACATGGCAAGTATTAATTCAATTAATGCACTTTCTCATTTGGATTAATTCTAAACAAAGTGTAAATTACTGATAAATTATTTGCAAACTGAGACAAGTAAACtgaaagtgttttgttgttaaCCCAGCTGTGTCATGCTCGCATCCAACTGCTCTCAGTTCAAACCATTTGAGAGAGCGGCATGGCTTGAACAAGTTCCTCCACTCTTTCCCAATAGCTGACTTACACCACGCTAAACATGTTCGGCAAGTCAGACATCCCCACCCTTTCTCAGGCAAAATGCAAACCTGATGCTGTGGCTATCTCTTATGAAAAAATTTGTCCTGCATTTTATCCTGCACAAGACAGGATGAATTTCTCCTCCAGCAATATTTGCTCTAAAGAGACAACCTTAGAGCACTCAACCACTAACCTCTATCCGAAGCTTAGTTTTTGTTATAGAAGTTAACTGATCTATCATTAACATCAAAGACTCCCAAATGTAAAGTTGAACCCTCACTCCTGGGGGCAATATCTATGCAAAGGTTATACTGGAATTAAAGAACTTTTCCTTATAACCAAGAAACAAACCTTCTAATTCTCTGGAACCCAGAGAAGCACTATTTAAGAATCTCTGTTTAAGTCCAAAATGCTAATTTAAGCACAGAAATTTTTAGAACCCATTTTTCTAACACCATGAAGAtgctctgcagaaaaacaagCCCTCTTTTAACAGTTTAATACTTACAGAtaattcttttcctgcttttctgacAAGAAGCCAGaccagaaattttattttgtattttttttattgtatgcCAAAGTTCATTAAAGATGAGGTTTTTGCTTGTATACAAGTTACTCAAAAATGTATCTAGGCATAGATTCATTAGCAATCCTATTTCAAAGCATAGGTTTGTTCAACCAGGccacaaaaataatattgtgtACAAGCAATAACTAGAAGGAGCTGCAGGTTGAAGGAGTTTCCAAATATTATAGATCTTGAGATCATCAGAAAATGAAGTCAAACAAGAGCAgtcaaaatagaaaatagcaGCTCCATGTAGCTTTTTCAAGTTTTAACTTTATTCGGAAAGTGACAGTTAGTTCAGTTTGCCTCATTCTTTGATGCTTCATCAAAGTTTTCAACAAgatctggagaaagaaaaacaccaaaattaGAGTTTGAACCACTTCTGCTTtgccaaatgtattttttctgaagttctaCTTCATATCAAGTGCTtatgaggttaaaaaaaaacaaacaacagcttATAGAACACAAGTCAAATAACATAAGAGCTTTTCAGACTTCAGTTTCTTGCTTAAGAACTAAGTTTTAAGTGGTTCATTATAAAGCACAATTCTAAAATCATTTaacttcacttgtacccacaaCTAAACAAAGTGATACTGGAAAGGTAGttctctcccagcctttttACTGAAGATTAAGTAATTATCTCAGCCATAGCTATTACTCCTACACAGGACAAAAATGCTATCCCAAACCAATTATTCATCTAGTCTAGCACAGtatctgaaaataatgaaataaccTGTCCACAGGAATTATGAAACAGAGTAATCAGTCAATATCCTACTGTCCTTGGCCAAATGTTATGGTATGTAAGTCGTCTCTCAGCAAaactcatttcctttttctcagtttcatgTTTGTTCTTACCTGGaacttcatcatcatcatcttcaccAGTAGCAAGTGGTGCTTTTCCATCCACAGCTGCAAAGAGCAAGTAGTTTAAAAAGTGTTATTCTAGCTCACCATAAGCACCCTAGTTACAAagttcttctgctttctgcttatttatttttaaacattatcaAAGAGTGTAAGTTAAGCTGTAATGCTCTATACAGTTTCCCTGCTGAATAAAAAACCCTACAACTAGCCTAAGAAGTTACCATTCCCTTTATTACTGATCATGCTCAAAGAGATGATAGTTTACTTGACACCATCTTTTACCTAAATGTATTGAGTGCCTTGCATGGTAGTCATTTCCAGCGACACAAAGACTTATTCTACCAATTTCTCTTGAAAGCATCTTCATTCACCGACTACTCAGTAGTTCTCAAAGTTTACCTATTTCATGACATCAACAATTTCCATGCAAAAGGACAGATCTGAGTCCTTCTTATGATCTTAAGACATTCAAGAAAAACAATAGTGTAATTATGAAGCTGCAGGCACATGCAGATGACTAGAGACACAAAAACACTACAGTTCTCTGGAAAAATTAGAGGAATATGGAACCAGATGCACCATTTTACCCTTACTTGTTTGAGGTAACCACATGCTCTGGTCCACTTCTCTGATGATTCAGAATCTTTACTATTCTCATTATATTTGCCAGAGCTGCTGAGACTTAACCATGCCCACTGAAGCAGACCAATGAGTATCTCTCAAACTCCAGTCGCAGAATGCTAAGAATAGGCATTTCAGGTCCCTGGGTGCTCGTGCCACTGCCTTTACTGCTATTCTTAGCTGTGCTACCTAGGCTAAGTTGTATCAAACTCTTCACTACTTCAGTTTTTCCTAATTAACCCttctgatttcaaaaaaaaaaaaaaagcatgaagaaaaagacaagtttATACCAGATGACCAAAACCACTGTACCCTCATTTCTAGGTAAGTAGGTGAATACATAAAATTTACTTGGAAGGGGCTTGTAACAAGGTCACTGCTAAtcatccttttgtttttaacagcagaAAGCTATTACAGCTTGAGTACATCCTTAGTGTTAAGTAATCCATTTCAAAAGCaaacttttatttcctcctgaACTGTCTGCAATTTCTTTTCATCCCCAAGACCAAACCAAGTTCACTTCAACACCTGCAAATGGGATCACTGCACATGCTTTACTCTTTGATGTCAGGTTTCCAACCCCAGTAGACAATACTGAATGGAAAGTTTTGTGCAACTACCCTGGCATCCacccaaagcagaaataaactACCTTTTACCAGATCATGCAAAGCAAGCACTTTTAACAAGCTTCTCCACTATTAAAACTGTCCAATTTAGCTTGTGCAGAATATACCCATCTTGTTATGAGAAGCAAGTCTTTGGTGGATCAGTTTAAGACCTTCGGATTCTCCTTCTTTTGAGTCCTACTACTATCACACAGAAGCCACAGAAAGAACGTTACAAAGGAGGAAACTGAGCTTCATGGGGAAATAAGTGGTTTATTTCCTCCTGAAGACTACTTGTGgcacaatttaattttttattttttgctgggAAATAGACTGGAGTGAATCAGTATCGACTTGAGGAATGGAAAGAGAGGCTGTCTTTGCTTgcagcaaaacacagaaataaatgcaacaaTCAAGTCCATTAATATCAGCAACTGGACATCATAAGCttcttgcattttctgtttacaaTATTCCACATTCTATAAGCAACAGACTTAATATGTTTGAAAAGACACAGAAAGACCCTATATGGACACAGGGTCAATAAGCCTGTCTTACACTACCAACTCTCAAGCTCTGACAGCATCACCTTTTTCAAATTCCACACTTAagtccttcctctgcttttcccagACAACCCAAGAGAACAGATGTTCAAGTTGTTTTTACCAATTTAAGGCTGGAATAGAAGTTGGTATATGTAGCTTAATGCTCATGCCAGTCCTAAACTACTCTACACACACAAATTACAACGTATTTTCTTGTGAGTATTGTGTAATTCCCTCTTAGCTATCAGAAAGCCCATGCAAAAAGAAATACCTTCACCACGCCTATGACAGtacaaagcaaaagcaacatGTCTGTACTTCAGTCCCTCCACTCCACTTGTATTTCCATTCAATgcatcaaaataaacatttgaagtttatatttttaaagccttccATGGCTTTAAAAATCAGTCAAAATATGGTAGCCACATCAGGAAGGAAACCACAAAATCAAGTCTTGCTGCAGCTTTCTAGTCCTAGACCAGCTGCAAGATACACTGAGAAACAAATGCCTCTGCTTTATTTGGTTATGCTCTTTGCTGGAATTGagctataaataaaatctaagagCTCTACTTCTTTATGTCATAATATGCTTGCAGACAATAAGAGTGCACCGAAATTCACTGCAGCTGTATAAATAAGTCCATGTCAGCTGCCAGCATGGAATGCATTCAAGTTTCAACTTACGTTGCTTGGGCAAGGCTTCTGCCAATCTCCTCAGGCTGGTCAGACTGTCAGCTCCAAGCTGATTTAAGATGCTAGGAAGCATTTCTGTCAGCTGTTTTGTCTCAGCATGGCCAGTGATAGTGAAAGTGTTAGCAGCCAGAGATGCCTGAACTTTAGGGTTATTGAAGTGAATGACTGTTCCTTGGTTGGTAAACATATttacctgcaagaaaacaaacaaacattatttcAAGAAGTTTAGTGTGGTTTTTCAATTTAACTAGAAACCAGCTGCATTTTCTAAAGCTCAATGAGGACTTACTGATGATTTACATACAggtttaaaatgcattaaaattaaattggcAAGGGACATTTTACATATCTGTACTGAAAAGCGCTTTTTCATTTGAAGGAATTACCTCTTCAATACCAGAAATATTGTTCACTCCCAgtttcttcaaagaaaactgaagtttctTATCATCTGCCGTGGCTGTTCTGTGGACAACCTTCTTCTTTCTGCGGGCAGTacccttgcaaaaaaaaatgtaaattaatgttGAAACAATTCTTCATAAACCCTAATCCCCAGGGCCACATAATTACTCATTAGCCATCTACAAATCAAATTTCATACATCAAGTTCCACTTCTGTGTTACAGTCCACAACTCCACCTCTCCAACTGTACTGCTGCAATCCCTCCCTCGCTATAATGCAACCTCTAAATGCTTGTGAGAAGTGTGACGTTTTAGGAAGCAAATCGCCAGAGAAACTTTACAATTCTGATAGGGATTCTGCAGCATCCTACTTAGAAGAGAAGAACTGCACGCTGATCATGATCTGTTGTCACTGGCCTAAAACTGAAGGCTGCGTACAGACTTCAGTTGTTTTCAAGGTATCTTTAGATCACTGTTCTCAAGTTGTAGCCAAAATTTCATGAAGTCAGAGAACACCGAGTTATcgatatattattattttctcactCATAGGAGAGTATGAATGAGAACAGACCAACATTCAATTTTTATTCCAGATACACATCTTCATCTGATGGACCTACATATACGTATTTAAAGAACACTTTCATTTtgccaaaatatttataaatacatgtttttaaaaatacttgcacATAGTATTTCAGACCAACTCTGTTCAGAAAGATAAACAAAGGTTTAGTTCCCCAACAAACAGAGTTGCAAGTTTCTCCAGGGAAATAACTGTCCCATATTAGAAGACATTTATACctatgaaaaagaataaaagtgtCATTCTAATAGAAG harbors:
- the BTF3 gene encoding transcription factor BTF3 is translated as MKETIMNQEKLAKLQAQVRIGGKGTARRKKKVVHRTATADDKKLQFSLKKLGVNNISGIEEVNMFTNQGTVIHFNNPKVQASLAANTFTITGHAETKQLTEMLPSILNQLGADSLTSLRRLAEALPKQPVDGKAPLATGEDDDDEVPDLVENFDEASKNEAN